Proteins from one Setaria italica strain Yugu1 chromosome V, Setaria_italica_v2.0, whole genome shotgun sequence genomic window:
- the LOC101761382 gene encoding protein DETOXIFICATION 16, with protein MIANCLLQNIINILSLMFVGHLGELPLAGASLANSVASVTGFSIITGMATALDTLCGQAFGARQHNLLGVYKQRAMVVLGLTCVPIAVVWAHAGQILVLLGQDPLIAAEAGAYARWLIPSLAVSVPLQCHVRFLQAQSLVLPVTASSGAAALCHLAVCWALVFKAGMGAKGAALSNAISYAVNLAMLALYVRLSSACKDTWNGFSMEGFKDLRKFADLAVPSAMMICLEWWAFETLVLLSGLLPNPQLETSVLSICLNTGILLFMIPLGLGSSVSTRVSNELGAGQPQAAKLVTRVVVYIALFSGFVLTLAMTLLRHVWGYMYSNEQEVVAYIARMLPVLGISFFIDGLHGSLSGVLTGCGKQKIGAAVNLGAFYLAGIPMAVLLAFVFHLNGMGLWLGIVCGSLTKVLLFASVTWSIDWSKEATKAKDRVFGSSLPVA; from the exons ATGATCGCCAACTGCTTGCTGCAGAACATCATCAACATACTGTCCCTCATGTTCGTCGGCCACCTCGGCGAGcttcccctcgccggcgcctcccTCGCCAACTCCGTCGCCAGCGTCACCGGCTTCAGTATCATC ACCGGCATGGCGACTGCGCTGGACACGCTGTGCGGGCAGGCGTTCGGAGCGCGGCAGCACAACCTGCTCGGCGTCTACAAGCAGCGCGCCATGGTGGTGCTCGGGCTCACCTGCGTTCCCATCGCCGTCGTCTGGGCGCACGCCGGCCAGATCCTGGTGCTCCTCGGCCAGGACCCGCtcatcgccgccgaggccggcgcCTACGCGCGTTGGCTCATCCCGTCCCTCGCCGTGAGCGTGCCGCTGCAGTGCCACGTCCGGTTCCTGCAGGCGCAGAGCCTCGTCCTGCCCGTAACGGCCAGCTCGGGCGCCGCGGCGCTCTGCCACCTCGCCGTGTGCTGGGCGCTCGTGTTCAAGGCCGGCATGGGAGCTAAGGGCGCCGCGCTTAGCAACGCCATCTCGTACGCTGTCAACCTGGCGATGCTGGCCCTGTACGTCAGGCTGTCGAGCGCCTGCAAGGACACATGGAACGGGTTCTCAATGGAGGGGTTTAAGGATCTGCGCAAATTCGCCGATCTCGCCGTGCCGTCTGCAATGATGATCTG CTTGGAGTGGTGGGCTTTCGAAACCCTTGTGCTGCTGTCTGGTCTTCTGCCGAATCCTCAGCTGGAGACTTCAGTGCTGTCAATTTG CCTTAACACTGGTATTCTTCTCTTCATGATACCATTGGGGCTTGGCTCTTCCGTGAG CACGCGCGTTTCCAACGAACTTGGTGCTGGACAGCCTCAGGCAGCAAAGTTGGTAACGAGGGTAGTCGTTTACATCGCCTTATTTTCAGGCTTCGTTCTGACCTTGGCCATGACCTTGCTACGCCACGTTTGGGGATACATGTACAGCAACGAGCAGGAGGTAGTGGCATACATTGCTCGAATGCTGCCGGTTCTTGGGATATCTTTCTTCATAGATGGCCTTCACGGCTCTCTCTCAG GCGTGCTCACGGGCTGTGGCAAGCAAAAGATCGGCGCCGCCGTGAACCTCGGCGCGTTCTACTTGGCAGGCATCCCTATGGCGGTGCTGCTTGCGTTTGTCTTCCATCTCAATGGAATG GGCCTTTGGCTCGGCATCGTCTGCGGcagcctcaccaaggtgctcttGTTTGCATCTGTCACATGGTCCATAGACTGGAGCAAGGAA GCTACCAAGGCAAAGGACAGGGTGTTCGGCTCATCTCTGCCAGTAGCATGA